The Chloroflexota bacterium genome has a segment encoding these proteins:
- a CDS encoding type II toxin-antitoxin system HicB family antitoxin translates to MRKLLKVVVEKHDDGYVAYPLGVKGVVVGEGDTYEEALADVTSALRFHVESFGAGVLGPGRTSGSR, encoded by the coding sequence ATGCGCAAGCTGCTCAAGGTTGTTGTCGAGAAACACGATGACGGCTACGTCGCGTATCCGCTCGGCGTCAAGGGCGTCGTCGTGGGCGAGGGCGACACGTATGAAGAGGCGCTGGCAGATGTGACGTCCGCACTTCGATTCCATGTGGAGAGCTTCGGCGCTGGCGTGCTGGGTCCCGGACGAACGAGTGGGTCGCGATGA